Proteins co-encoded in one Rhodopirellula bahusiensis genomic window:
- a CDS encoding ThuA domain-containing protein codes for MRTFRSFDSLQAHITMQKFIHFAFAALLFPLFLADAAHGEDAAASAETKPLQVLLVAGGCCHDYASQTKLLKEGLEERLDAKVTVVLSDNTSTRARFDIYESDDWADGYDVVIHDECSADVIEKPYVNRILKQHLDGVPAVNLHCAMHSYRWDDFRKPVEDGADNAGWYEMLGLQSTGHGPKFPIDVKHMSQHPITAGMEDWTTINEELYNNVRVFDGASALIQGVQETPPNKRQLKQNPNAKAKEATAVVAWTNEYGPNKTRIFSTSLGHQNETVADARYMDLVSRGVLWAAGQLDETTASAE; via the coding sequence ATGCGTACCTTCCGATCTTTCGACTCACTTCAAGCTCACATCACGATGCAAAAGTTCATCCATTTCGCCTTTGCTGCTCTCTTGTTTCCGTTGTTCCTCGCGGACGCTGCTCACGGAGAAGATGCCGCGGCGTCGGCCGAGACGAAACCGCTTCAGGTACTGCTCGTCGCCGGCGGTTGCTGCCACGACTACGCCAGCCAAACGAAGCTCCTGAAAGAGGGCCTCGAAGAGCGTCTCGATGCGAAGGTCACCGTGGTCTTGAGTGACAACACCTCCACGCGAGCTCGATTCGACATTTACGAATCCGATGACTGGGCGGATGGCTACGACGTCGTGATTCACGACGAGTGTTCAGCCGACGTCATCGAAAAGCCATACGTGAATCGAATTTTGAAACAGCACCTCGATGGCGTTCCCGCCGTGAACCTTCACTGCGCGATGCACAGCTACCGCTGGGACGACTTTCGCAAACCCGTCGAAGATGGTGCCGACAACGCAGGTTGGTATGAGATGCTCGGATTGCAATCGACCGGCCACGGACCCAAGTTCCCCATCGACGTCAAGCACATGAGCCAACACCCGATCACCGCTGGCATGGAAGATTGGACGACGATCAACGAAGAGCTCTACAACAACGTTCGCGTGTTTGATGGTGCCTCGGCTTTGATCCAAGGTGTCCAAGAGACTCCGCCGAACAAGAGACAGCTGAAGCAAAATCCAAACGCCAAAGCAAAAGAAGCCACCGCCGTCGTTGCGTGGACCAACGAATACGGCCCGAACAAAACGCGAATCTTCAGCACTTCGCTCGGTCACCAAAACGAAACCGTCGCCGACGCACGTTACATGGATCTCGTTTCGCGTGGTGTGCTCTGGGCCGCTGGACAACTCGACGAAACCACCGCCTCAGCCGAGTGA
- a CDS encoding PVC-type heme-binding CxxCH protein, whose amino-acid sequence MSRLRLKSLRSGMPGSIGYRSFAAGVLACSLFTGAFGQESESNKSLASDLPIGAPEPATAADVYGEGVRSTEYRTPSEEQAGFHLPPNFEIRLFASEPDIAKPLNMALDSKQRLWVTDSVAYPYPVATNEEGPDSVKVLEDTDQDGTADSITTFTDGLNIPMGVLPYGEGCLCFSIPNIWYLRDTDGDGKCDDREVVLGPFDTSRDTHGMINSLRDGGDGWIYACHGFNNQSKVAGKDGHVVTMHSGNTFRFRPDGSRVELHARGQVNPFGMTRDEWGYWYSADCHSKPISQLVAGACYPSFGRPDDGLGFLPPMMDHLHGSTAISGIQFFPPESSITPLRGQFISGNVMTSRLNWNEREFVGATAKGRALPDFLTSDDPWFRPVDIQVDEHGNIYVADFYNKIIGHYEVPLEHPGRDRTSGRIWQIRYTGEQADDLDVNSTDQQLVSRIRKSLGGATDEAALKECRELLTHENAHVVRMAAEFLGRRGEISDVTPLVATLAEVADQDFVLRQTIRIAIRDLMQRTPQDDPFWKTVPHAETASAMLGLKQSKVVEPILSYLKVSPLTNSDQAAREALLSHAVSLAKPIQMNACVEFAKQLADDDRESSFEWLRLICDAGKFQSSNVPASIRGWALELIESDWKDLTGNAEVSVAWFGTGDQSWMPERRLTYVASSPAERDKFAELSSSFPLGETYTGTFASDWFAAPEQIQFRIAGHNSQPQETNPKQNLVRLRLAETGEILQQTLPPRSDVTELIVWDTQNVAGQSVRIEAVDGDSGTAYAWLAIGDFTPKRIAPTGAAIQWTRLLSWIERLKLVEFESQLNELLSDKQLGVLTRLRAASTLAKLNGETELRTLAQFVSTGTNQFALAESLVAAISGKQWDAVEPLKNLGPHLNAAQQRELVLEWIGSGADMNSMFSAIESGAYAAETLVDPDVQQAIGPRLDDALRNKLDDLTEGIVFDSGRTEKLNQLLVSIRKLNGDAVNGKAVFTKQCQTCHQLHGEGKLVGPQLDGAITRSVERLVEDVVLPDRNIDQAFRSQSLLLDDGRVLVGLVASQDDEIIKLTTSDGKSQDVPVDAVEIQQASQRSLMPNNLSDLMTERELVDLMAYLKSSPGHDGH is encoded by the coding sequence ATGAGTCGTCTTCGATTAAAGTCCCTTCGTAGCGGGATGCCCGGGAGCATTGGTTATCGATCGTTCGCCGCCGGCGTGCTGGCGTGCTCTTTGTTCACAGGGGCATTTGGGCAGGAGTCAGAATCAAACAAAAGCCTCGCTTCGGATCTGCCGATCGGTGCGCCCGAACCAGCGACCGCAGCGGATGTCTACGGCGAAGGAGTGAGATCGACCGAGTACCGCACTCCGAGCGAAGAGCAAGCGGGATTTCACTTGCCGCCGAACTTCGAGATCCGGCTGTTCGCTTCCGAGCCCGATATTGCCAAGCCATTGAACATGGCTTTGGATTCCAAGCAGCGACTTTGGGTGACGGACAGCGTCGCCTATCCCTACCCGGTCGCGACGAACGAAGAAGGTCCTGATTCAGTCAAAGTTCTCGAAGACACCGATCAAGATGGGACAGCTGATTCGATCACGACGTTCACCGATGGCTTGAACATCCCAATGGGTGTCTTGCCCTACGGAGAAGGATGCTTGTGCTTCAGCATTCCAAACATCTGGTACTTGCGAGACACCGATGGCGATGGAAAGTGCGACGACCGTGAGGTTGTATTAGGTCCGTTCGACACGTCTCGCGATACGCATGGAATGATCAACTCATTGCGAGACGGTGGCGACGGGTGGATCTATGCCTGTCACGGCTTCAACAACCAAAGCAAAGTCGCTGGCAAGGACGGTCATGTTGTCACGATGCATTCGGGCAACACATTTCGGTTCCGTCCCGATGGCAGTCGCGTGGAGTTGCACGCGCGCGGGCAAGTCAATCCGTTTGGGATGACTCGCGACGAATGGGGATACTGGTATTCAGCGGACTGTCACAGCAAACCGATCAGCCAATTGGTCGCCGGTGCCTGTTACCCCAGTTTTGGCAGACCGGATGATGGGCTGGGGTTCCTGCCGCCGATGATGGATCACCTGCACGGAAGCACGGCCATTTCGGGCATTCAATTTTTTCCACCCGAGTCTTCGATCACACCGCTTCGGGGTCAATTCATCAGCGGAAACGTAATGACGTCGCGATTGAATTGGAACGAACGGGAGTTTGTCGGCGCGACCGCGAAGGGGCGGGCGCTTCCCGACTTTTTGACCAGCGATGATCCATGGTTTCGCCCAGTCGACATTCAAGTCGACGAACACGGGAACATCTACGTCGCCGATTTTTACAACAAAATCATCGGTCACTACGAAGTGCCGCTGGAACACCCGGGACGTGACCGGACGAGTGGACGGATCTGGCAAATCCGATACACGGGCGAGCAAGCCGACGACCTCGACGTGAACAGCACAGACCAACAACTGGTCTCGCGAATCCGGAAGAGTTTAGGGGGCGCCACCGATGAGGCAGCGTTAAAGGAATGCCGCGAGTTGCTGACGCACGAAAATGCACACGTGGTGCGAATGGCAGCGGAGTTTCTGGGGCGACGAGGAGAGATTTCGGACGTGACTCCTTTGGTTGCGACGTTGGCTGAAGTTGCTGACCAGGACTTCGTACTTCGGCAAACGATTCGCATCGCCATTCGCGATTTGATGCAACGTACGCCTCAGGACGATCCGTTTTGGAAGACCGTGCCCCATGCGGAAACGGCTTCCGCCATGCTTGGACTCAAGCAAAGCAAGGTGGTGGAGCCAATCCTGTCCTATCTGAAGGTTTCTCCGCTCACCAATTCCGACCAAGCAGCCAGGGAAGCTTTGCTGAGTCATGCGGTTTCGCTGGCCAAACCAATTCAAATGAATGCCTGTGTCGAATTTGCGAAGCAATTGGCTGACGACGATAGAGAATCATCGTTTGAGTGGTTACGACTGATTTGTGATGCGGGCAAATTTCAATCCTCGAACGTTCCCGCGTCAATTCGTGGCTGGGCGTTGGAGCTGATCGAATCGGACTGGAAAGACTTGACTGGAAATGCCGAGGTTTCGGTGGCGTGGTTCGGAACGGGGGATCAAAGTTGGATGCCCGAGCGGCGGCTGACCTATGTGGCGAGTTCTCCAGCGGAACGCGATAAGTTTGCTGAATTGAGCAGCAGCTTCCCACTTGGCGAGACTTACACCGGAACGTTTGCGAGTGATTGGTTTGCGGCACCGGAGCAGATCCAGTTTCGGATCGCAGGTCACAATTCACAACCGCAGGAAACGAACCCGAAGCAAAACTTGGTTCGCCTGCGATTGGCCGAGACAGGCGAAATCCTGCAGCAAACGTTGCCTCCTCGATCCGACGTGACCGAATTAATTGTTTGGGACACACAAAACGTCGCTGGCCAGTCGGTTCGTATCGAAGCGGTCGATGGCGATTCCGGTACCGCCTACGCCTGGCTGGCGATCGGCGACTTCACTCCAAAGCGAATTGCCCCGACCGGAGCGGCCATCCAGTGGACAAGACTGCTGAGCTGGATCGAGCGTCTGAAGCTGGTTGAGTTCGAGAGCCAACTGAACGAGTTGCTATCGGACAAACAACTTGGTGTGCTGACTCGATTGCGAGCGGCAAGTACGCTCGCAAAACTGAATGGCGAGACCGAACTCAGAACGTTGGCTCAATTTGTGTCGACGGGCACAAATCAATTCGCACTGGCTGAGTCGCTTGTCGCCGCCATCAGCGGCAAGCAGTGGGACGCAGTCGAACCACTCAAGAATCTTGGGCCGCATTTGAACGCTGCGCAGCAACGCGAATTGGTTTTGGAATGGATCGGTAGCGGTGCCGACATGAATTCAATGTTCTCTGCGATTGAATCGGGAGCTTACGCGGCGGAGACCCTGGTCGATCCGGATGTCCAACAGGCAATCGGCCCGCGACTGGACGATGCGTTGCGGAACAAGCTTGATGATTTGACTGAAGGGATCGTTTTCGATTCAGGACGAACTGAAAAGCTGAACCAGTTGCTCGTTTCGATTCGCAAGCTGAATGGCGACGCAGTGAATGGCAAAGCGGTCTTCACGAAGCAGTGCCAAACCTGCCATCAACTTCATGGCGAAGGGAAGCTGGTCGGGCCGCAATTGGATGGAGCCATCACTCGAAGCGTTGAGCGGCTTGTCGAAGATGTGGTGCTACCAGATCGGAACATCGACCAAGCCTTCCGATCGCAAAGCTTGCTGCTCGATGACGGCCGCGTCCTGGTCGGGTTGGTAGCCAGCCAGGATGACGAGATCATCAAACTGACGACCTCCGATGGAAAGAGCCAGGATGTTCCGGTCGACGCAGTTGAGATTCAGCAGGCGTCGCAACGATCCTTGATGCCCAACAACCTTTCGGACTTGATGACGGAGCGTGAGCTGGTGGACTTGATGGCGTACCTGAAGTCGTCGCCTGGTCACGACGGTCACTAA
- the pnp gene encoding polyribonucleotide nucleotidyltransferase gives MSVQKVRVERKIGDSVLSFETGHIAKQAAGSVLVQYGDTVVLVAAASGTPRPGIDFFPLMCDYRERLAAAGKFPGGFLKREGRPSTKEILSSRLMDRPIRPLWPAGYKDEVQVQACVIASDLQNDGDVLAMIGGATALHISPLPFKGPLGSVRVGKVDGKLVAFPTADQLEESELDMIVSGSRDMVAMIEGFANEMPEDEMMEAIGFAHDAIREVIDLQEEFYKKVNPEKTPYQSPEDDGLLERLTDAYYSDFKAAQQTSGKQARAEAVRAVRDRAMADVIPDPNASDAVCVNRFKTVWHDLEEKVVRDLILAGTRPDGRDHNSLRAIHCETDLLPRVHGSALFQRGETQALITIALGTSRDEQRVDGLQDEYSKKFMLDYNFPSYSVGECRPIRGPGRREIGHGCLAERSVAPVLPSADDFPYTIRVISDITESNGSSSMASVCGATLGLMASGVPISNPVAGISVGLVQDGPDNWCLITDILGTEDHFGDMDFKIAGTQNGITGIQLDLKVTGVTNDIIRATLKQSREARIEILKKMLTTIPRPRREISPTAPRLLRTKISPDKIGALIGPGGKNIRGIQETTGAVIEVDDEGTVLVASSNKDSAQEAMRQVEACTATVQIGKIYDGTVSSIKEFGAFVEILPGRDGLVHISEMSGGYISSLDQVIAVGDAMKVLVIDVDEHDRVKLSRRKALEELGEEDPLAVEGEGGGDSEGGGDGEERPRRRRGGSGGGGGGGRGRGPRRSGGGRDRD, from the coding sequence GTGAGTGTTCAAAAAGTTCGCGTGGAGCGAAAAATTGGTGATTCGGTGCTGTCGTTCGAGACAGGACACATCGCTAAACAAGCAGCCGGCAGCGTGCTGGTTCAATACGGCGATACCGTTGTGCTGGTTGCGGCCGCATCGGGTACGCCACGTCCGGGAATCGATTTCTTCCCATTGATGTGTGACTACCGCGAGCGTTTGGCTGCGGCTGGTAAATTCCCTGGTGGCTTCCTGAAACGCGAAGGCCGTCCCAGTACCAAAGAAATCCTCAGCTCGCGTTTGATGGATCGCCCGATCCGCCCGCTGTGGCCTGCTGGCTACAAAGATGAAGTTCAGGTCCAAGCTTGCGTGATCGCCAGTGACTTGCAAAACGATGGCGACGTGTTGGCAATGATCGGTGGAGCCACCGCGTTGCACATCAGCCCGTTGCCATTCAAAGGCCCTCTCGGCAGTGTCCGAGTCGGTAAGGTTGATGGCAAATTGGTCGCCTTCCCAACCGCTGATCAACTCGAAGAAAGCGAGTTGGACATGATTGTCAGTGGTAGCCGCGACATGGTTGCCATGATCGAAGGCTTCGCCAACGAAATGCCTGAAGATGAAATGATGGAAGCGATTGGCTTCGCTCATGACGCCATCCGCGAAGTCATCGACCTGCAAGAAGAGTTCTACAAGAAGGTCAATCCAGAGAAGACTCCTTACCAGTCTCCTGAAGACGACGGATTGCTCGAGCGTCTGACCGACGCTTACTACAGCGACTTCAAAGCCGCTCAGCAAACTTCGGGCAAACAAGCTCGCGCGGAAGCCGTTCGTGCCGTTCGCGATCGTGCCATGGCCGACGTCATTCCTGATCCAAATGCGTCCGACGCAGTTTGTGTCAATCGCTTCAAAACCGTCTGGCACGACCTCGAAGAAAAGGTCGTTCGCGACTTGATCCTCGCCGGCACTCGCCCCGACGGTCGCGACCACAACTCGCTTCGCGCCATCCACTGCGAAACCGACTTGTTGCCACGCGTCCACGGTTCGGCTTTGTTCCAACGTGGCGAAACCCAAGCCCTCATTACGATCGCTTTGGGAACCAGTCGCGACGAACAACGCGTCGACGGACTGCAAGACGAGTACAGCAAGAAGTTCATGCTGGACTACAACTTCCCATCGTATTCGGTTGGTGAATGCCGTCCGATTCGTGGGCCTGGACGTCGTGAAATCGGACACGGTTGCTTGGCCGAGCGTAGCGTCGCTCCCGTGCTTCCTTCCGCCGACGACTTCCCGTACACGATTCGCGTGATCAGTGACATCACCGAATCCAACGGTAGTTCATCGATGGCATCCGTCTGTGGTGCGACCCTCGGCCTGATGGCTTCGGGCGTTCCAATCAGCAACCCAGTCGCTGGTATCTCGGTCGGCTTGGTTCAAGACGGTCCTGACAACTGGTGCTTGATCACGGACATCCTCGGAACCGAAGATCACTTCGGCGACATGGACTTCAAGATCGCCGGTACCCAAAACGGTATCACCGGCATCCAGTTGGACTTGAAAGTCACCGGTGTCACCAACGACATCATCCGCGCCACGCTGAAACAATCACGTGAAGCTCGGATCGAAATCCTGAAGAAGATGCTGACGACGATTCCTCGTCCTCGTCGCGAAATCTCGCCAACCGCACCACGCTTGCTTCGCACGAAGATCTCGCCCGACAAGATCGGTGCCTTGATCGGTCCTGGCGGAAAGAACATCCGCGGCATCCAAGAAACGACCGGTGCGGTCATCGAAGTGGATGATGAAGGTACCGTTTTGGTTGCCAGCAGCAACAAAGACTCGGCTCAAGAAGCCATGCGTCAAGTTGAGGCTTGCACAGCCACCGTTCAGATCGGCAAGATCTACGACGGAACCGTCAGCAGCATCAAAGAGTTTGGTGCCTTTGTTGAGATCCTTCCTGGTCGCGATGGACTGGTTCACATCAGCGAAATGAGTGGCGGATACATCAGCAGCCTCGACCAAGTGATCGCCGTTGGCGACGCCATGAAGGTCTTGGTCATCGATGTTGACGAGCACGATCGCGTGAAGCTCAGCCGTCGCAAAGCTCTCGAAGAGCTCGGCGAAGAAGATCCTTTGGCCGTTGAAGGCGAAGGTGGCGGCGACAGCGAAGGCGGTGGAGACGGCGAAGAACGCCCACGTCGTCGACGCGGCGGAAGTGGTGGCGGAGGAGGCGGAGGTCGCGGACGCGGCCCACGTCGTAGCGGCGGTGGACGCGATCGCGACTGA
- the rpsO gene encoding 30S ribosomal protein S15 produces the protein MTISKERKEEVISEHGAASGDTGSPEVQIAILTERINGLTEHMRTHRKDYASRRGLLGLVSRRRRLLDYVRGQDPQRYLDIIGKLGIRK, from the coding sequence ATGACGATTTCGAAAGAACGGAAAGAAGAAGTAATCAGCGAGCACGGCGCCGCGTCCGGAGACACAGGTTCTCCTGAAGTGCAAATCGCTATTTTGACGGAACGAATCAACGGATTGACCGAACACATGCGAACCCACCGCAAGGATTATGCCTCGCGTCGTGGTTTGTTGGGTCTGGTGAGTCGTCGTCGTCGTCTGCTGGATTACGTTCGTGGGCAAGACCCACAACGTTACCTGGATATCATCGGTAAGCTTGGTATCCGCAAGTAA
- a CDS encoding PTS sugar transporter subunit IIA, whose translation MEDLDIPQLAEYLHITPDQVRKMVSRGNLPGRRVGGDWKFNEAEIHHWLEERIGLSDQGELDQVRAVLHRRSKAPPHTLAEICPVDLVSNPFVARTRGSVIRNMCELASRTGMLWDAPAMAEAVSTREKLHPTALDCGVALLHPRRPQTSILAESVLAMGVCPTPVAFSDTGQLTDIFFLICSYDDSSHLRILAKLSRIVSDEAFLEGVRASDTPADAWAILNEAEMSLDENHAF comes from the coding sequence ATGGAAGATCTAGACATCCCGCAATTAGCTGAATATTTGCACATCACGCCTGACCAAGTCCGCAAAATGGTTTCGCGAGGAAATCTGCCGGGCCGGCGGGTCGGTGGCGACTGGAAATTCAACGAGGCCGAAATCCACCACTGGTTGGAAGAGCGAATCGGACTGAGCGACCAAGGCGAACTCGACCAAGTTCGTGCGGTACTCCACCGGCGGTCAAAAGCTCCGCCGCATACCCTCGCGGAAATCTGCCCCGTCGATTTGGTTTCCAATCCGTTTGTCGCCAGAACTCGCGGCAGCGTGATCCGAAACATGTGCGAACTTGCGAGTCGGACCGGCATGCTGTGGGACGCTCCCGCGATGGCCGAAGCCGTTTCAACTCGCGAAAAGTTGCATCCGACGGCTTTGGACTGCGGCGTCGCTCTGCTTCACCCTCGCCGTCCACAAACATCCATCTTGGCTGAGTCGGTATTGGCGATGGGGGTCTGTCCCACACCGGTGGCTTTCTCCGATACTGGGCAACTGACCGACATATTCTTTTTGATCTGCTCTTATGACGACAGTTCTCACCTGCGTATTTTGGCCAAACTGAGCCGGATCGTCTCCGATGAAGCCTTCCTGGAAGGCGTGCGTGCAAGTGACACGCCGGCGGACGCTTGGGCGATCTTGAACGAAGCCGAGATGTCACTCGATGAGAATCACGCTTTCTGA